GGTCATACCCTCCCCATTCTTAAACCGCTTTCAGTCGAATATTACTCCTTCACATACTTTATTTACCCCACAATCATATAGCAATACACACACTAAATCAATATTAGAGCTTATCGCCGAGCCTTTATGGCAGCAGCCGTAGTTTTGCTTATACTTTGATCCTTAAACATAGTTGAAGAATAAGAAAGCTGGTCCGATCCTTTTTTGAAGTTCGATCCACATACCGAACCTTCAAAAATGAACGAAAAAGCATTAGATTTGTGGGTTTAATTGAATGTATGCTTATTTATTTTTCTTCATAACATCAACTTTTTTGGGTTTCTGCCCAGCCACTTTATTTTTTTTTACATAAGGTATTAGGGAAATGCCCTATACAAGGCATTCCACGTTTAAAGGAGGGTATAAGCTATGTGGGGAAACCATTGTTGTGATTACGGACCAGGTATGGTCGGTGGTGCTCACCATAATGCCGGTCCTGGCATGGTCGGTGGCGCTCACCATAATGCCGGTCCTGGCATGGTCGGTGGCGCTCACCATAATGCCGGTCCTGGCATGGTCGGCGGCGTTCAAAATAATGTCGGCCCAGGCATGGTCGGTGGATACTATGGCTATGGTTATGGACGCGGAAGAGGTTTCGCGCTAATCGTAGTGTTGTTCATACTTCTTATTATTGTCGGAGCATCAAAATTGGGATATAAAGATTAAATTTTTGACCCCCTGAAAGGTCCGCATCTAATACGGACCTTTCTTTTTCTTTTGAATGCTCTGCTTTTTTGATATACTTATTTCACGAAAAGATGACGCTTTTATTTTTCATTCTTTGAAATGCTATTGGTAACCAGATAAGCAAACTAAGCATTCAATAAACAGAACTTTCGAATGCGGCTTCTAAAGCAGGACGTGGCGTTTTAAGGTAAGCCGGAATTTTCTAACGATCTATATATTGTTGCAGCAAGTGGAGGGATGCACATGATTACAATGAAAGATATTGTCCGTGAAGGTCACCCGGCGTTGCGGGAGGTAGCAGAAGAAGTTGCTCTTCCACCAGCGTCAGAAGATAAGGAATTATTAGAAAAGATGCTGGAATTTCTAAAAAACAGTCAGGACCCTGAAATAGCAGAAAAACATAACCTGCGCTCCGGTGTCGGACTTGCAGCTCCTCAGCTTGGAGTTACAAGGCGGATGTTTGCCATGCACGTTACCGATGATAAAGATAATTTATATAGCTATGGTCTTTTCAATCCTAAAATTATCAGCCATTCGGTAGAGACCACTTTCTTAGAAGGCGGCGAAGGCTGTTTATCAGTAGACCGCGAAGTTCCTGGAAATGTTCCTCGTTATAAAAGGATTACGATGGAAGCTGTCACCTTGGAAAATGAAAAAATAAAATTACGCCTTCGCGGACTGCCTGCCATTGTTTTTCAGCATGAACTAGACCACCTCAACGGCATCATGTTCTATGACAGGATTGAAGGCTATAATGATTCCTTTACAAAAGAGCTTCCAAAATTATAAACAAAAGCGAGCCGGAAAAATAATTCATCCAGGCTCGCTTTTTTCTTATAATAACCCGATTCGCTTCAATCCTTGCTGAACACCGTTTTCATATACCGGGGACGTCACGATGTCGGCTGCTTGTTTCACTTCTTCTAAAGCATTGCCCATCGCTATTCCGATCCCTGCTTCCGTTAACATTTCCATATCATTTAAAGCATCGCCGAAAGCAGCTGTATCTTCTATTGTATAACCTAAATGATTGGCAACAGCCCGGATTCCTTCTGCTTTTGAACCGCCTGCAGGCAGTACATCAAGTGCTCGTTTATGCCATCTCACAAAATGAAAGGTTCCGTAGTTATTTTTATACAGGTCTTCGTCTTCTTTTCCGCAAAATAATAAAGCTTGATAAATTTCTTTTTGTTTATAAAAATTTTCACTCAGAGGTGGGTACGGCATTTTCAGATCCCCTAAACTCTCCGAAATATGGGCATGGTTTTCAACGTTGGCAGCTGCTTGTTCATGGTCTAAAAAAACCATCGGGTGACTTTCAGAACCTGCAGCAAGCTGAAGCTCCTCTACTTTTTCTGTTTTAAGCGGTCGTTTTTCAATAACTTCTCCTTCAGCAACAACATATGATCCGTTAAAACTTACAAACGTTTCAATGTCTAATTCTTCGCGCAGTGACTCAAACATAAAAGGAGCGCGGCCAGTTGCAATGGCTACATAAATGCCGTCATCTTTGATGGCTTTTATGGCTTCTTTTGAAGATTCAGGCAGTGTCATTTCTTGCGTATACAGCGTACCGTCTATGTCAAAAAAGACGATCGATGGTTTTTTCATTACTCCTCACCCTATCCACTTAATCTTTTTTTTCTCTCTTATTTTTACCATTTTCATTTTAACATACCTGTTCCCTTGTTTCAGTTCATCAGTTGCCAAAATTTGTACCGACGTAATCCAACTTAATTAGGCAAACATATAATTAAAATAAATGGAAAGGGGAATATATATGTTCAAAAGATGGCGGAAAAAACTCCTTAAACGCTGCAAAAATTTGTTACCAAAACACCGGTATTTTCCTGTGTAAGCGGAGGCCTATTGAAAAAATGGTTTAAATCGATTACAATTTGTTAATTGAGTCTTACGGGTTATCCAGAATCTTCATGGAGCACTTATTAATGGCAGAGATGAAAATATCGGATGTTTGATTTATAATATATAGTAGATGTTTTTCATGAACGTTTATACGAAGATACTGCACCTGCTGTTTCATAACAGTTGCAGGTGACGTTTCTTTATGTATATATAAATCAGAAAGAAGACGACAGAAAGAGGAGAGATTGAACGATGATCTACAAAGTTTTTTATCAGAAAAACTTTCAAGAAGTACCTGTTAGAGAGAACACGGATGCGATGTTTATTGAAGCGGAAACAGAACGAGAAGTACGGCGGAAATTGGCGGATAAAAATTATAATATCGAACTTGTTCAACCGGTTTCAGAAAACCTCCTGAAATTTGAAGAAAAAAACGAAGACTTCAAAGTGGAGAAACTATAGAGAATGAAGCAGATAAAAAAACATCAAGTTGCGGTTTTCGCCCTCGGAGGTTTAGGCGAAATCGGTAAAAATACGTACGCCATACAATATCAAGATGAGATTATTCTCATCGATGCCGGAATTATGTTTCCAGAAGATGAACTTCTCGGGATTGATTACGTTATACCTGATTATACCTACCTCGTCCGTAATAAAGAAAAAATTAAAGGTCTTTTCATTACTCACGGACACGAAGATCATATTGGCGGCATCCCATATCTGCTCCGTGAAGTTAACATGCCGATTTATGGCGGAAAGCTTGCAATCGGCCTATTAAAGGGTAAACTCGAAGAACATGGACTTCTTCGACGTGCCAAATTAAATGTAGTTAGAGAAGACCAAGAAATTAAATTTAAAAAAACAAAAATTTCTTTTTTCCGGACAACCCACAGTATTCCAGATTCACTAGGTATTGTCGTAAACACGCCGGAAGGGAATATTGTTCATACTGGCGATTTCAAATTTGATTTCACACCAGTTGGTGAACCAGCTAATTTATCAAAAATGGCTCAGATTGGTGAAGAAGGTGTACTTTGCCTTTTATCTGACAGTACGAACAGCGAAGTACCTGGTTTCACGATGTCTGAACGAAAAGTCGGTAAAAGCATCGATAACATTCTTCGTCAAGCGGAAGGCCGGCTGATCTTTGCTACATTTGCTTCAAATATTTACAGGCTGCAGCAAGCCGTCGAAGCAGCTGTCAGGGATGGGCGTAAAATTGCAGTGTTTGGAAGAAGTATGGAGTCTGCTATTACCATTGGACAGGAATTGGGCTATATTAAAGCGCCAAAAGGAACATTTGTAGAACCTTCCCAATTAAATCGTATTCCTGATGACCAAGCGGCTATATTATGTACAGGCAGCCAGGGCGAACCAATGGCTGCGTTATCTAGAATTGCTCACGGTACACACCGTCAGATACAAATTATTCCAGGGGACACTGTCGTGTTTTCCAGTTCCCCTATTCCAGGGAACACGCTGTCCGTCAATAAAATCATAAATCAATTATTCAGAGCCGGCGCAAATGTGATCCACGGTTCACTAAATAACATTCATACTTCCGGCCATGGTGGACAAGAGGAACAAAAGTTAATGCTTCGTCTGATGAAACCAAAGTACTTCATGCCGATTCATGGTGAATACCGGATGTTAAAAATGCACACCGTGCTAGGGAAAGACTGCGGCATCCCATTAGAAAATTCATTTATTATGGAAAATGGAGAAGTATTAGCTTTAACGAGAAAAAGTGCTGCAGTAGTAGGAAAGATTCCATCCGGATCGGTTTATGTCGACGGAAATGGAATCGGAGATATCGGAAACATCGTGCTGCGCGACCGCCGCATTCTTTCAGAAGAAGGTCTTGTTGTTGTCGTTGTAAGCATAGATATGAAAAACTTTAAAGTCTCTGCTGGACCGGATATTATTTCTAGAGGATTTGTATACATGAGAGAGTCAAGCGACTTAATCAACGATGCCCAGGCTCGGTTGACCAAACATCTTGATGAAGTGATGAAACGAAGAACTACACAATGGTCCGAAATTAAAAATGAAATAATTGAGCAGCTCTCTCCATATTTGTATGAAAAAACAAAAAGAAAACCGATGATTCTTCCTATCATCATGGAAGTATAATCAACAAAAAACAGGTCGGCGTGGTTTTATTTACCTGCGCCGGCCTGTTTTTTGTTAGGTTGCATCAATCCAGTGATTTTCCAGTCGGTTTATGTCTTCATCCGCACCGATTACAATTAAAACATCCCCGTCTTTAATTTCTTCTTCTGGCCTCGGTGAAACTCGGATATCGTCATTTCGTTTAATCGCTAATATGTTACAGCCATACTTCGAACGCAAGTCAAGGTCAATGATGGTTTCTCCGTCAATTGTGTGGCCAGCTGCAAGCTCTACGATACTATATTCATCGGAAAGTTCTAGATAATCAAGAACATTTTTAGACACCACATTGTGAGCAATTCGCACCCCGATATCTCTTTCCGGATGAACAATCTCATCTGCTCCAAGACGAGCTAATACTTTTTCATGATAGTCGTTTTGAGCCTTAACGGTAATATGTTTAACATTCATTTCTTCAAGAATAAGTGTGGTTAAAATGCTCGCTAAAATGTTATCTCCAATCGCCACAATCACATGGTCAAAATTTCGAATACCGAGGCCTCGCAATGCTTTTTCATCAGTACTGTCAGCAATCACTGCTTGAGTGACGACAGGGGCAAATTCATTTACTTTGTCTTCATCTGAATCAATAGCCAGCACGTCCATACCTTCTGAAGCCAGCGATTTACATATACTGCCTCCGAAACGCCCTAGCCCGATTACAGCAAATTGCTTTTTCATCGATTTCTCCTCCGTTGTTTCAATGTGCCAGCTGCTGCTTATTTTATCATTTTAACTGATTTTAACATCGTGCGCAAAACATTATTGTAACAGCATCTCCCAAGTGTTAGGACCTGCTATTCCATCTACTTGCAAGTTTTTTCTTTTTTGAAATGTACGAACAGCTTGTTCGGTTCGTGGACCAAATATCCCATCTATTTCGCCGGTGGATACGTTATTTGCTTTTAACCGGTTCTGTAGTTCTTGTACATAAAGTCCTGTGTTCCCCCTCTTTAGAAGAGGACGATTTCTTTTCTTTGAAACGTTACGTTTTGATAAGGGGCTGATATTGCTTCGAAATGACGTCATACTAAACCCTGGGCATATATTTGTTTCATGTCCCTTACACTCTCTATGACCGAGAACGTTATTTTCTGTAATCTTTAAAGTCAACATTAATTGCCTTACAAGCTCATAGGCTGCTGATAACTGCGGCTTTGGGGGAATGGAATGAGAAAAATCACCAGACAAACAAATGCCAACTGTCTTTGTGTTGAAATTGCCAGTATGGTAAGAAATCGTAGTTAGCTTTTGACATTTATAAACAGTTCCATCCGACTGAATGACATAATGGTACCCAATGCCTGGCCAATTATTCGTGTGAACATGGTACTGTGCATAAGATTCAGGAGTGCCAGAAGAAACACCACTATGGTGAAGAATAAGATGGTCAACAGCTGAAAGGGATCTTGTCTTATAGGTTTTAACAGGATGCTGCTCCCAGTGCCCGATTCGATTTACTATTTTCATATTTACACCTCCAACACATATATGAACGTTGAAGATATGCTTAGAGGAAAGTATCAGAAAAACTTGGCTTACCGCCAAGTCCAAATGGCAATATACTTTGATCCTTTAACAAAGTTAAACATAGGATAAATAAAAAAGCTGCAGGTTCTCTTCCCGCAGCTAAAAATTTATTCGTTATTTTTTTTCATTGCGTCCAAGCACACGGTTCACTCGTTTCGTAAGCATTTTCATACCGCCCCCGCCCGCTTGAAAATGACGCAGCGTTCCATCTGTATCAAACACATAATAAGCTGGTACGTATTCATTTTCAAACGCGTCTGTCAATTTATGCTGATTATCAACAAATATTGGCTGGGTAATACCATGTTCATCGGCTACTTCTTTAATTTGATCAAGATCTAGGTCTTTTTCTGAACGAGGCATGTGTACTGCAATAACATTTAAGTCTTCTTTATATTCGTCCCGAAATTCATTGACCTTTGGCATAGCTTCTTTGCACAGCTCGCAGCTGACTGACCAAAAATGGATTAAAGTCGGTTTATCGCCAATTAAGTCATCTTTTGTTACTTCGCCGTTATACCAAGTGGTAGCCCCAGTAATTTCAGGCATTTCTGATCTTAATTTCAGTGCCATTGTCTGTTTTCCTCCTCTATACTGTATTCCTTACAACGTATTCTATAAAAAAGAGAAAAATATCTTGTCAATATGATAAAAACTTGACTTCCGCCAAAATATACAGCGAATGTCGTCATTTGTTTGATTCCGTTATAACAGTGAAAGAAAAAGGTCTAACATTGCTGCTAGACCTTGATCTTTCTACATTTCTTATTATACATTTAAAGTTTCTTGACCTGGTTTCCAGTTTGCAGGGCAAAGTCCGCCAGTTTGAAGAGCTTGAAGCACGCGAAGTGTTTCGTCTACATCGCGTCCGATGTTGTTGTGGTTTACAACGGAATACATAAGCTCTCCTTCAGGGCTAATGATGAATAGTCCGCGAAGCGCAACCCCTTCATCTTCAATAAGAACACCAAAGTCTTCAGAAACTTGATGGTTAGTATCCGCGGCTAATGGATATTCAAGGTCTCCAAGACCATTATCATCACGGGATGTATTAATCCAAGCTTTATGAGTGTGGATTGTATCAGTAGATACTCCAATTACTTCTGCATCAAGGTCTTCAAATTCATCATAACGATCACTCATAGCAGTGATTTCTGTAGGGCATACGAAAGTGAAATCCATCGGATAAAAGAAGAGTACTGTCCACTTGTCCTCTTTCATAATGTCTTCAAGACTTACTTTACCGAATTCTTTATTTGGCATTACAGCGTCCATTTCGAAACGTGGGGCTTGTTTAGCTACCATGCGCTTTTCGCTCATTTACTTCCACTCCTTTAAATGAATGTTCTTTTTTTAAATGACCATTTGTTATTATAATATGAGCTTTAAATTAAAGTCAATATTATATTGTAATTAATTTAAATAAAAGCTCATAATTATAAACTTTCCACATATAGCATTACCCTTATCCACAGAATAAAAACCACTTATTCTTAAAATATTTGTTAATAAATATTGAGAATAAAGGGTCTTTATTTCTCATCCTCCTTATAAAGCGTACAAAATAATGACAAGCATGTAAAACAATCTGCTCGAAGCTGTTTTTTTACTGTGTTATACTTGTGCTCGACAGTTGAAAATTGTCGTGTTTTCTTCTGATTAAAGAGGGAATTAAGCATGGGAACAATCGGTTAAAAGGAGAGTGTTTATATGGGACAAATGATGGAAAATGCTTTTTGGGGAACCTTTATAGGAGGAACAGTTCTCATTATATTACAAATCTTGCTCGCCATTATTGGTTTTTTTATTGCCAGAGCAATTGGAAAAAACATAATTAACCGCAGTTTTTCTAAAATGCAAGAACAGCGGAATATGCACCCAGGCAGGGTTCAAACACTTTTAAAGCTGAGTGTTAATGTATTTTCATATGTTTTAATATTTATTTTCATTACTATTATAGTCGGCATTTTTGGATTGCCAATTGCCTCTATTATTGCCAGTGCAGGCATTATCGGACTAGCAGTCGGCTTTGGTGCACAGGGTCTGGTCAGTGACGTTGTTACAGGCTTTTTTATATTGCTTGAAAAACAGATTGATGTGGAAGATTACGTCTCCGTTGCCGGGGTAGATGGTGTTGTAGAAGAAGTAGGCCTGCGTACAACTCAGATACGCGGATTTGACGGCACCCTTCACTTTGTCCCAAACCGGGAAATCAGTACGGTTAACAATCATTCAAGAGGAAATATGAGAGCAATGGTCGATATCAGTATTTCTTATGATGACCATGTGGATGAGGCGATTACTGTTTTACAAGATGTGTGCGACAAAATGGCTGCGGAGGAACCAGCTATTAAAGAAGGACCAGACGTGCTTGGGGTACAGACGCTAGGTGATTCTGATGTCGTGATTCGTATTTTAGGAAAAACAGAGAACATGGAGCAATGGGGAATCGAACGGAAATTGCGTAAAGCCTGCAAAGAAGCTCTTGATGCAAACGGTATTGAGATCCCATTCCCTCATCAGGTCTATGTAGAAAAGAAACAAAACGCATAAACGAGCTTGTCAAGTATCTGTTGCTAGCATATATTTTATCATCTTTAAGATTTCTTGAAACACATTGGCGGATACTTTGTTCGTGAGTTATACAGAACTATTGTCCATTTATTCCATATCCCAAACGCAAAAAGCCGTCCAGCTTAGGACGGCTTTTTCCTTTACTTAATTTATCTGCGGCAATGTTTTTGTGTCTTTTTTCATTTCAGACTGGCACAAAGGACAACTGGGCTCACTTTCAAACGTAAAATTTTCTCTCATCCAACCTGCACAATCGGCATTCGTACATGACCAGACTTTTGTTTCTACTTCAGGCGGCGCTTCCTTTTTGCCATTATAATAAGCCATAAACCCATCCCTTTCTTGTTCCTCTTTTTATTATACCACACTTAAAAGATTAATTTTTGTAAGAGGAAATTCGGAAACATAAAGCCCTGGTTTATTGATTTTTTGAAAAAAAGGCAATCATGTGTGAAACAGCTGTGAAGATCGCTGCTTCACTCGGCTCAATCCGTGCATCGTGAAGTCCGTATGGCGTATCAGCACCTAGCCAGAACATCACTCCTGGTGTATCTTCTAAAAAGTAGCCAAAATCCTCTCCAGTCATCGCTTCGCTGCATTCGACCAGCTCCACTTCCCGTTGTTCTCGGCTGAAATCCATGAATGACTGGGTCAGCTCTTCATTATTATATACCTGGCAATAGTTTGCACCCCAATCAATGAAAGCTTCACAATCAAACCCGCTTTCAATCCCGCCTATCAATGAACGAATACGTTGTTTAACTTTTTCCATGCTGTCTATAGAAAGCGTTCGGATCGTTCCTTCAAGACGTGCCGTTTCTGCAATAATATTTTGCTTCGTGCCTCCGCTGATTTTTCCAATCGTCACCACAGCTGAATCAAGAGGATCCACATTTCGACTGACGATCGTTTGCAGCTGGGTTACGAGATGGCTCGCTGCAACGACCATGTCGTTTGCTGTATGAGGACGAGCTGCATGTCCCCCTTTTCCTTTCAAATCAATAAACAGCTCTGATGTATTGGCAAAAAGAAGCCCTGGTTTTGTCGCAATCGTACCAGCAGGATATTCAGGTGCGATATGAAGGGCATAGATCTCATCAGGCTTAAACCGTTGGAATGCGTCTGAAGCAAGCATTGGTTTGGCGCCTCCAGGTCCTTCTTCTGCTGGCTGGAACAAAAATAATAAATTATCTTTTGGCTGATTATGCGCAAAATACTTAAGAATACCGAGTGCAATGGTCATATGAAGGTCATGGCCGCAAGCATGCATCATCCCTTTATGCTGCGATCGAAAGGAATAAGACGTTTTTTCTTCTATAGGCAGGCCATCCATATCCGTACGGTACCCTAGTGTTTTATGGCCCTCATACCCTTTGACAAATACAAAAAGTCCGGTTTTCCATTCTTCTATGGTAAGAAAATCCTGAGGCATTCCCGCAATTTTTTCTTTTACATACTGCTGGGTTTTAAATTCCTCGAACCCTGGTTCTGGTATTTGATGAAGTTCTCTGCGAATTTTTACAAGCTGTTCTTTATTCACGTTGTCCTCACGCCCCCCCTTCTTGCCGCCAGTTCTTCTTCAAGGGCAAGAATGAACGCATCGGTTTCTTCTTTTTTCAATGTTAGCGGCGGCAGAAGACGGATAATTGTTCCTTGCGTAATATTGACCATAAATCCTCTTTTCAGGAGCTGCTGCTGCAAGTTTTTCACCTCTTCTCCACTTGCATCGAGAAGAACACCAAGCATCATGCCAGCTCCTCTAATTTCTTTTATTTTGTTATCACTCCGAATTTGCAAGTCCTCTAGCCGCCTGAGTAAATACTTAGCATTTTCCCTTCCATCTTCCAAACCGTTTTGCTCCATTAATACGTCAAGCACTGCGTTCCCAAGTGCAGCACTTAGTGGAGAAGGTCCAAATGTAGTACCATGATCGCCTGGCTGAAAAAGTTCATCTAAGCCCGTTTTGGCAATCAATCCGCCAAGTGGAAGACCACCTCCAATTCCTTTGGCAAATAAAATAATATCAGGCTCCACCCCGGCATGCTGATAAGCAAACAATGTTCCCGTACGCCCCATGCCGGTTTGGATTTCATCCATACATAACAGGACATTATAATGCCGGCACAGCTTCTCCGCTTCTTGTAAGAAGTTTTTTGATAAAGGCATAATCCCGCCTGAACCTAACACGGGCTCCATTAAAAGAGCGGCCGGTTTCTTATATTTAAGAATTTCTTCGAGTGCTTCTAAATCCTCTGCCTCGGTTTCATACACAGGATAATCCGCTGCGGGATAATCCTGATAAATTCCAGGCTGGCGTGTTAAACGAATGACGCCGAGCGTCCGTCCGTGAAAGCTGTTTTTTAACACTACAATTCCTTGTCGCGTTTCCTCTTGAGAAGCGGTCCACTTATGAATCAGTTTCACAGCTGCTTCTGTTGCCTCCGCCCCAGAATTACCAAAATACACCTTCCCTTGTACAGAATGCTCAATTAAACGATGAGCCAGTGTAATGGCAGGTTTATTTAGGAAGAAATTAGACACATGCAAAAACTGCTTCTGCTGCTCTTCTAATTTTTTCATCAGATAGGGATGGGAATGCCCTAGGATGTTGACCGCAAGTCCGGTAAACAGATCCAAATATTCTTTGCCGTTCTCATCTATTATATAATTGCCTTCCCCTTTGGCTACCGTAATCGGGAGACGGTTGTAGGTGGGCATCATATATTCCTGGTCGAGCTCCATCCAGTTCATTTTTCTACTTCCCTTCCATTAAGAACGTTTTGTTTTAAATAGATAGAAGGAAGACTGCCCAACAACAAGCGCCGGGCAGTCTCCATCTTTTCTTCTACTACATTGTATTCTTTAACCTGCGGATATTATTCTTCATTTAAACGGCGAAGCTCCTGCTTCATTTCCGTTTTACCTTTCGTTTGGTCATCGATTTCTTTAATGACGCGGGCCGGTGTTCCAGCTACTACTGTGTTTGGAGGAACATCTTCTGTCACGATCGCACCGGCTGCAACAACAGAACCTTCTCCAACAGTAACTCCTTCTAGAATAACGCAGTTTGCACCAACTACAACACCGTCTTCCACAATAACCGGCTGCGCAGACGGCGGCTCAATAACACCTGCAAGTACGGTACCAGCACCAATGTGACAATTTTTACCGACTGTAGCTCGGCCTCCCATAACAACATTCATATCAATCATTGTATTTTCGCCAACGACAGACCCAATGTTAATGGAAGCTCCCATCATAATAACAGCATTTTTGCCGATTTCTACTTGGTCGCGGATAATCGCGCCCGGTTCAATACGCGCCGGGATGTCTTTTAAGTCAAGAAGCGGAATAGCAGAATTACGGCAGTCATTTTCTACCACGTAGTCTGCAATTTTATCT
This DNA window, taken from Alteribacillus bidgolensis, encodes the following:
- a CDS encoding aspartate aminotransferase family protein, coding for MNWMELDQEYMMPTYNRLPITVAKGEGNYIIDENGKEYLDLFTGLAVNILGHSHPYLMKKLEEQQKQFLHVSNFFLNKPAITLAHRLIEHSVQGKVYFGNSGAEATEAAVKLIHKWTASQEETRQGIVVLKNSFHGRTLGVIRLTRQPGIYQDYPAADYPVYETEAEDLEALEEILKYKKPAALLMEPVLGSGGIMPLSKNFLQEAEKLCRHYNVLLCMDEIQTGMGRTGTLFAYQHAGVEPDIILFAKGIGGGLPLGGLIAKTGLDELFQPGDHGTTFGPSPLSAALGNAVLDVLMEQNGLEDGRENAKYLLRRLEDLQIRSDNKIKEIRGAGMMLGVLLDASGEEVKNLQQQLLKRGFMVNITQGTIIRLLPPLTLKKEETDAFILALEEELAARRGGVRTT
- the dapD gene encoding 2,3,4,5-tetrahydropyridine-2,6-dicarboxylate N-acetyltransferase — encoded protein: MNQMDANEIIKFISESEKSTPVKVHIKGDQLENIGFGNETKSFITGDTGVLFGEWNDIKKAIDEHEDKIADYVVENDCRNSAIPLLDLKDIPARIEPGAIIRDQVEIGKNAVIMMGASINIGSVVGENTMIDMNVVMGGRATVGKNCHIGAGTVLAGVIEPPSAQPVIVEDGVVVGANCVILEGVTVGEGSVVAAGAIVTEDVPPNTVVAGTPARVIKEIDDQTKGKTEMKQELRRLNEE